The Gemmatimonas sp. UBA7669 genome window below encodes:
- a CDS encoding sugar phosphate isomerase/epimerase family protein, with the protein MDRRHFFALSAAALAARRVPHHWGGAGRLERIGLELYAVRGAMRANPEATLDAIAAIGYTDVELLWSFKNFDRSVKQVKAALKASGLKAPSAHMAPETILTEWEARLAEAKELGHQYLVAPSLPAEANRSIEAVRLWANRFNVAGEVARRNGVWLALHNEPNHEKPIMGERPMDVFLRETDPKVVRFQLDVGNMLLGGGDPMAFLAKHHDRCWSFHLKNVAAGATRDTELAKGRFDLRAFLAQVKDLNKKPCFVEQEGSADELASARENYGYLKSLTW; encoded by the coding sequence ATGGACCGTCGTCACTTCTTTGCCCTGTCGGCCGCCGCACTGGCCGCCCGCCGCGTGCCACATCACTGGGGCGGCGCGGGCCGCCTCGAGCGCATTGGCCTCGAACTCTACGCGGTGCGCGGTGCGATGCGCGCCAACCCGGAAGCCACGCTCGATGCCATTGCCGCCATCGGCTACACCGACGTGGAGCTGCTCTGGAGCTTCAAGAACTTCGATCGCTCGGTAAAGCAGGTGAAGGCCGCGCTCAAGGCTTCGGGGCTCAAGGCGCCCTCCGCGCACATGGCGCCGGAAACCATTCTCACCGAATGGGAAGCGCGGCTGGCCGAAGCGAAGGAGTTGGGGCATCAGTATCTCGTGGCGCCGAGTCTGCCGGCCGAGGCCAATCGCTCCATTGAGGCCGTGCGGCTCTGGGCCAATCGCTTCAACGTGGCCGGTGAGGTGGCGCGTCGCAACGGCGTATGGCTGGCGCTGCACAACGAGCCCAATCACGAGAAGCCCATCATGGGTGAACGGCCCATGGACGTGTTCCTGCGCGAGACCGATCCCAAGGTGGTGCGCTTTCAACTCGACGTGGGCAACATGCTGCTCGGCGGCGGCGACCCGATGGCCTTTCTGGCCAAGCATCACGATCGCTGCTGGTCGTTCCACCTCAAGAACGTGGCGGCGGGCGCCACACGTGACACGGAGCTGGCCAAGGGTCGCTTCGACCTGCGGGCGTTTCTCGCGCAGGTGAAGGACCTGAACAAGAAGCCGTGTTTTGTGGAGCAGGAGGGGAGCGCGGATGAGCTGGCGAGTGCGCGGGAGAACTACGGGTATCTCAAGTCGCTCACGTGGTAA